From a single Desulfobulbaceae bacterium genomic region:
- a CDS encoding L,D-transpeptidase family protein, with protein MNFLFTTSKRCSLFLLFFFFLAAHLPVCPASAAVPVNGTSALLNLDLKVLVAGKPIYFILVEKDFQRLRVLEHDGRLGVVAEYFAVTGENFGRKQIEGDEKTPEGVYFITKTYVDNKITVFGTRAFHLNYPNVYDQTDGRSGNGIYIHGTNKELRSNSTNGCITLNNSDLDDLSQYLSVGSIPVIVVSSLYDESGSKGLYPDLTENDFSLAKELLILGGKQDDLDFVSLYLIRAAGQTVVAGEYKAGKVASQSLYSAAYLDISQEKGWFVAERGPGSETVDTAPEELVTAVEDVVANSQQPSALGKEPWSELWEPKNEDIYLGWYRDSLSEGKAIVDIMVEEAQAQSSLPAAEQESGSKILYGLMVLSVCISVGSVLILRRGQPGHSVMEVDCKAEQKIARLTAEKLANEQLINAIQKELDRTNASILLVQEKLQEEKRSMEKDLELKIKELESELREMQSEVDKLSTEKAALKLKGMSHMSGQIEELGALKVELEEAKEQLAEARKESARLPVLESMITAQKDETNRLAAENAAWKMNEAGADADHRDEIHKFKNQIAALESQVQEEVERRSLIETQTLASAGLEQELAAAQSEAATLRQERDELRELHDANRQSELEQEITSLRGRVSVYKTELSSECEKNETLAYQLKMAQETEKKLSARTAALEQLERENSQLKEELAAKDHEDELVVLRQRLSSYEEEIASKGSENSELSIELQAAKAAQEELSALKAEAVNRLEQENCQLKEELAAKDHEEELVVLRQRLSSYEEEIASKGSENSELSIELQSAKAAQEELSALKAEAVNRLEQENCQLKEELAAKDHEDELVVLRNQLTEHKTALDEERSINARFENRLAKLSELEDFVLARQIEVTSLKNELEALKNKERMSSERVIGLQNQLDTLQTTLETERAQRLEIAEAVVADERPVVSQPELLYADIPKPQVQVEKTEIPLVSTEKASAIRSEAAPQRSAENLRYGTQFLPEDILKKWIGQG; from the coding sequence ATGAATTTTTTATTTACAACTTCAAAGAGATGTAGCCTGTTTTTGCTGTTCTTTTTCTTCCTCGCAGCTCACCTGCCGGTATGCCCCGCAAGTGCCGCTGTCCCTGTAAACGGCACCTCAGCATTGCTGAATCTTGACCTCAAGGTTCTGGTTGCCGGTAAGCCTATTTACTTTATTCTTGTTGAAAAAGATTTCCAGAGACTTCGCGTGCTGGAACATGACGGAAGACTCGGCGTGGTTGCTGAGTATTTTGCCGTTACCGGTGAGAATTTTGGCCGTAAGCAAATAGAGGGTGATGAGAAAACTCCTGAGGGCGTTTATTTTATCACCAAGACCTATGTTGATAATAAAATAACAGTTTTTGGTACTAGGGCATTTCATCTCAACTATCCCAACGTTTATGACCAGACAGATGGGAGAAGCGGAAACGGAATTTATATTCACGGAACCAATAAAGAACTTCGCTCAAACAGCACAAATGGTTGTATCACTTTAAACAACAGTGATCTTGATGATCTTTCTCAATATTTGAGTGTCGGCAGTATCCCGGTCATTGTTGTGTCGAGTCTTTATGATGAATCCGGCAGTAAAGGGTTATATCCGGATCTGACAGAAAATGATTTTTCCCTGGCTAAAGAACTGCTGATTTTAGGAGGCAAGCAGGATGATCTGGACTTTGTAAGCCTTTATCTGATACGGGCAGCCGGGCAAACAGTAGTGGCTGGGGAATACAAGGCCGGCAAGGTTGCCAGTCAGAGTCTTTACAGTGCCGCTTATCTGGATATATCTCAGGAAAAAGGCTGGTTTGTTGCTGAGCGGGGGCCGGGGAGTGAAACCGTTGACACTGCCCCTGAGGAACTGGTAACGGCCGTTGAAGATGTGGTTGCTAACTCCCAGCAGCCTTCTGCCTTGGGCAAAGAGCCCTGGTCAGAGTTGTGGGAACCCAAAAATGAAGACATTTATCTGGGATGGTACAGAGACTCTCTTTCAGAGGGGAAAGCCATTGTCGATATCATGGTTGAAGAGGCCCAGGCTCAAAGCAGTTTGCCTGCAGCTGAGCAGGAATCAGGCTCCAAGATACTGTATGGGCTTATGGTTTTATCTGTCTGCATAAGTGTGGGCTCCGTGTTGATTTTACGGCGGGGTCAACCCGGGCACTCTGTGATGGAGGTTGATTGTAAGGCTGAGCAGAAAATAGCTCGTCTGACAGCGGAAAAACTTGCCAATGAACAGCTTATTAACGCTATACAGAAGGAACTTGACCGGACAAATGCATCGATACTACTTGTTCAAGAAAAGTTGCAGGAGGAGAAACGTTCGATGGAGAAGGACTTAGAGCTCAAAATTAAAGAGTTGGAATCAGAGTTGCGCGAGATGCAGTCTGAGGTTGACAAGTTATCAACTGAAAAGGCGGCCTTGAAGCTCAAAGGTATGTCTCACATGTCTGGTCAGATTGAAGAGCTTGGTGCGCTTAAAGTTGAACTTGAAGAGGCAAAAGAACAACTGGCGGAGGCCCGTAAAGAGAGTGCGCGACTCCCTGTTCTTGAGAGTATGATAACGGCTCAAAAAGATGAAACAAATCGACTTGCCGCTGAAAATGCAGCCTGGAAGATGAATGAGGCCGGGGCTGATGCGGATCATAGAGATGAGATCCATAAATTTAAGAACCAGATTGCCGCACTCGAAAGCCAGGTGCAGGAAGAGGTTGAGAGAAGGAGCCTCATTGAAACACAAACGTTGGCTTCAGCCGGCCTGGAGCAGGAGCTTGCTGCGGCACAGTCTGAAGCCGCAACCTTGCGCCAGGAACGTGACGAGCTGCGGGAACTTCATGATGCCAACCGACAGTCAGAACTTGAGCAGGAAATTACCAGCCTTCGGGGCAGGGTTTCGGTTTACAAGACGGAGCTTTCATCTGAATGTGAGAAAAATGAAACTCTTGCCTATCAGCTGAAAATGGCACAAGAAACAGAGAAGAAGCTCTCAGCCCGCACGGCAGCTCTTGAACAGTTAGAGAGAGAAAACAGTCAGCTTAAGGAAGAGCTGGCCGCTAAAGACCATGAGGATGAGTTGGTTGTTCTGCGTCAGCGTTTGTCATCGTATGAAGAGGAGATAGCCTCAAAAGGCAGTGAAAACTCCGAACTGTCAATTGAGCTGCAAGCTGCCAAGGCGGCCCAGGAAGAGCTGTCAGCCCTTAAAGCCGAGGCTGTTAATCGTTTAGAACAAGAAAACTGTCAACTCAAGGAAGAGCTGGCCGCTAAAGACCATGAAGAGGAGTTGGTTGTTCTGCGTCAGCGTTTGTCATCGTATGAAGAGGAGATAGCCTCAAAAGGCAGTGAAAACTCCGAACTGTCAATTGAGCTGCAATCTGCCAAGGCGGCCCAGGAAGAGCTGTCAGCCCTTAAAGCCGAGGCTGTTAATCGTTTAGAACAAGAAAACTGTCAACTCAAGGAAGAGCTGGCCGCTAAAGACCATGAGGATGAGTTGGTTGTTCTGAGAAATCAGCTTACAGAGCACAAGACCGCTCTTGACGAAGAACGCAGTATAAATGCCCGTTTTGAGAATAGGTTGGCTAAACTGAGTGAGCTTGAAGATTTTGTGCTGGCTCGCCAGATTGAAGTGACCAGCCTCAAGAATGAACTTGAGGCCTTAAAGAACAAAGAAAGGATGAGCTCTGAGCGTGTTATTGGTCTCCAGAATCAACTTGATACCTTGCAGACAACCCTTGAAACAGAAAGGGCACAGCGTCTTGAAATTGCCGAAGCTGTTGTTGCCGATGAACGGCCAGTTGTCAGCCAACCTGAACTTCTTTATGCGGATATTCCCAAGCCTCAAGTGCAGGTTGAAAAAACAGAAATTCCGTTGGTTAGTACAGAAAAAGCAAGTGCGATTCGCTCAGAAGCAGCTCCGCAGCGTTCTGCTGAAAATCTTCGCTATGGAACACAATTCTTACCAGAAGATATTTTAAAGAAATGGATCGGGCAGGGTTGA
- a CDS encoding 5-formyltetrahydrofolate cyclo-ligase — protein MSSHITQTAQTERRKLRTQVLGARDALSMQARQQKSDQILKALISHERFIQAKTIFSYINFRSEVITTSLIKLCPSLNKRLCAPLTLQKEFRLVPYEVANETLLQPGYWGIPEPDPLRHQPVAPEEIDLILLPGSVFDRFGGRLGYGGGFYDRFIVTMAPESITVGLAFDLQLVADPLPLLPHDQKLDYLITESTILNFTKDQL, from the coding sequence ATGAGTTCGCACATCACACAGACAGCCCAGACAGAACGACGCAAACTACGTACCCAGGTTCTTGGCGCTCGGGATGCATTATCTATGCAGGCTCGTCAGCAAAAAAGCGACCAGATACTTAAAGCCCTGATTTCTCATGAACGCTTTATACAGGCGAAAACTATTTTTTCGTATATCAATTTTCGAAGTGAAGTGATTACCACTAGCCTCATAAAACTTTGCCCCAGCCTTAACAAGCGTCTCTGCGCACCATTAACTCTGCAAAAGGAGTTTCGCCTTGTACCCTACGAAGTCGCCAATGAGACCCTTTTACAGCCAGGCTATTGGGGCATTCCTGAACCCGACCCTCTACGCCATCAACCAGTGGCCCCAGAGGAAATTGACCTTATACTCCTTCCCGGCAGTGTTTTTGACCGTTTTGGCGGCAGATTAGGGTACGGTGGCGGCTTTTATGACCGTTTTATTGTCACTATGGCCCCCGAGTCGATTACAGTGGGTCTGGCTTTTGATCTTCAGCTGGTGGCAGACCCACTACCTCTGCTACCCCACGATCAGAAGCTGGATTATCTTATTACAGAAAGTACCATACTCAATTTCACCAAGGATCAGCTATGA
- a CDS encoding (d)CMP kinase, translated as MNTIITIDGPSGSGKSTISRLLAQRLNYTYLDTGAMYRAVGFAAQRQGLEIVESEAIRNMLASVKLTLLPAEGDTRVLLNGEDVSSAIRSADMAMVASKISALPSVRKKLTDLQQDQGKSGAIVAEGRDMGTVVFPEAKNKFFLSASAQERARRRTEQLKEKGQPAPYDDILKQIQQRDQDDSSRTLAPLKAADDAIIIDSSTMTIDEVVQFMINSIKS; from the coding sequence GTGAACACTATCATCACCATAGACGGCCCATCCGGCTCCGGTAAAAGCACGATCAGCCGTCTGCTGGCCCAGCGCCTTAACTACACCTACCTGGACACTGGGGCTATGTATCGAGCCGTTGGCTTTGCAGCCCAAAGGCAAGGTCTCGAAATAGTCGAGTCTGAAGCTATCCGCAACATGCTTGCCAGCGTCAAACTTACCTTATTACCCGCTGAAGGTGACACACGAGTTTTGTTAAATGGAGAAGATGTCTCTTCGGCGATTCGTTCTGCAGATATGGCAATGGTGGCCTCTAAAATTTCGGCCCTGCCTTCTGTACGAAAAAAACTTACAGACCTCCAACAGGATCAAGGCAAAAGCGGCGCCATTGTCGCGGAAGGCAGAGATATGGGAACCGTTGTTTTCCCAGAGGCTAAGAATAAGTTTTTCTTAAGCGCTAGCGCTCAGGAAAGGGCCAGACGCCGAACAGAGCAGCTCAAAGAAAAAGGCCAACCCGCCCCATATGATGATATTCTCAAACAGATTCAACAGCGTGACCAAGACGACAGCTCCCGTACGCTGGCGCCATTAAAGGCGGCTGACGATGCCATCATTATAGATTCATCAACAATGACAATTGACGAAGTCGTTCAATTTATGATTAACTCTATAAAGAGCTAA
- a CDS encoding PilZ domain-containing protein gives MADQDTYNDLRQLKRRHLIYYLEVFDNSTDEFLGHLVDLTVEGMKLVSKNYIEPQRDYSLKMVLPEGHTPDREVHFSASSMWCREDVNPDFYAVGLSAPNLDKETRKIFTILINQIGFND, from the coding sequence ATGGCGGATCAGGATACGTATAACGATTTACGACAACTTAAACGAAGACATCTCATCTATTATCTAGAGGTTTTTGACAACAGCACCGATGAGTTTTTAGGTCATCTGGTTGACTTGACCGTCGAAGGCATGAAGTTAGTCAGTAAAAACTATATCGAGCCTCAAAGAGACTACTCATTAAAAATGGTTCTCCCTGAGGGCCACACCCCGGACAGGGAAGTACATTTCAGCGCCTCAAGCATGTGGTGTCGTGAGGATGTCAACCCGGACTTTTATGCGGTTGGCTTAAGCGCTCCCAATCTGGACAAAGAGACACGAAAAATTTTTACCATTTTAATTAATCAAATAGGCTTTAATGATTAA
- a CDS encoding response regulator produces MVKPKILIADDDSLVREAIEKILQIFGYTVVSVSNGSEVLKAVDESYSTIILDINMPVMDGFATLEGLNKRKLDIPVLFLTGGGSMDYAVKAINLGAYDFLTKPISDLDLFAVKIKRAIEKRMYVLMHKAYEENLEYEVNQKTKELLGKNILLDNYSQQLEEQTLNTITTLQIALEEKDKYTAGHTKRVTQYATMIGEALGLSGEDRQALTWAGQIHDIGKLVIDVSCIQKPGTLTNEEWKRVTKHPVIGYNIVQPLDFLAREATIIKHHHERLDGEGYPDRLQGSAIDPLTRILTVADSYDAMTSQRSYKDNKPMVEAIEELYNCAGSQFDLEVVEAFAKTLMKSNK; encoded by the coding sequence ATGGTCAAACCAAAAATTCTTATCGCCGATGATGACTCCCTGGTTCGGGAGGCCATTGAGAAAATATTACAGATCTTCGGTTATACAGTCGTCTCCGTAAGCAATGGCAGTGAAGTGCTTAAGGCTGTTGATGAGTCCTACTCTACCATTATTTTAGACATCAATATGCCGGTAATGGATGGCTTTGCGACCCTTGAAGGGTTAAACAAGCGTAAACTCGATATCCCGGTTCTTTTTTTAACAGGGGGCGGCTCCATGGATTACGCCGTTAAGGCCATTAACCTTGGGGCCTACGATTTTTTAACCAAACCAATCAGTGACCTTGACCTGTTTGCTGTAAAAATAAAACGTGCCATCGAAAAGAGGATGTATGTCCTCATGCACAAAGCCTACGAGGAAAATCTTGAATACGAGGTCAATCAAAAAACAAAAGAGCTTTTGGGAAAAAACATCCTCTTAGACAACTACTCGCAGCAACTTGAAGAACAAACGCTTAATACCATCACCACGCTTCAGATTGCCCTGGAAGAAAAGGATAAATACACGGCTGGACACACCAAACGAGTAACCCAGTACGCAACAATGATTGGCGAAGCCCTGGGGTTATCCGGTGAAGACAGACAGGCGCTGACTTGGGCCGGACAGATTCACGATATCGGTAAACTGGTTATTGACGTCAGTTGCATTCAAAAGCCGGGTACTTTAACCAACGAAGAGTGGAAGCGAGTGACCAAGCACCCGGTAATTGGCTATAACATTGTCCAGCCCCTGGATTTTTTGGCCAGAGAGGCAACAATCATCAAACACCACCATGAACGTCTTGATGGAGAAGGGTATCCGGACAGGCTGCAAGGCAGCGCCATTGATCCCTTAACTCGTATACTCACCGTGGCTGACAGTTATGATGCTATGACCTCTCAAAGAAGCTATAAAGACAACAAACCTATGGTAGAAGCTATCGAAGAGTTGTATAACTGTGCCGGTTCACAGTTTGACCTTGAGGTCGTTGAGGCCTTCGCAAAAACACTTATGAAGAGCAACAAATGA
- the gatA gene encoding Asp-tRNA(Asn)/Glu-tRNA(Gln) amidotransferase subunit GatA, whose product MELYDKPIHELHALLTKGEISSVELTKTVFRRIDQVEPQVGAFITQNREQALEQAQQADKKIAAGSAGPLCGIPLSIKDVLCTKGLRTTAGSKILEPFIPPYDATVITKLKDQGAVIVGKVSMDEFAMGSANENCAYGVPKNPWNTDYICGGSSGGSAASVAAGECIASLGSDTGGSVRQPASHCGVVGLKPTYGRVSRFGLLAFASSLDQIGPLTKDVTDCALMLDAIGGYDPKDSTSVRQEMPAFSKALTKGLQGVKIGIPSEYFGEGLDPEVKKAVAHGIELLCEAGAKKVELSLPHTDYGIAAYYIIAPAEASSNLARYDGVKYGFRNLEAESLVDMYKTSRSMGFGDEVKRRIIIGTYALSSGYYDAYYKKASQVRTLIVNDYQKAFSQCDVLVSPVSPIAAWRRGEKSDDPLSLYLSDALTVCTNLAGLPGLSIPCGFSSSGLPIGFQIQGPHFQEERLLKIGYNLEQLVNIHAKRPTLS is encoded by the coding sequence ATGGAACTCTATGACAAACCCATCCATGAACTGCACGCACTGCTTACTAAGGGCGAAATCTCCTCTGTTGAACTGACAAAAACTGTCTTTCGACGCATTGACCAGGTTGAACCACAGGTAGGGGCGTTCATTACCCAAAACCGGGAGCAGGCCCTTGAGCAGGCCCAGCAGGCAGATAAAAAAATTGCCGCCGGATCTGCGGGCCCTTTGTGCGGGATTCCCCTTTCCATAAAAGATGTACTCTGCACAAAAGGGTTACGGACAACGGCCGGCTCAAAAATTCTGGAACCTTTCATTCCACCCTACGATGCAACTGTTATCACCAAGCTCAAGGATCAAGGTGCCGTTATCGTCGGCAAGGTCAGCATGGACGAATTTGCCATGGGTTCGGCTAATGAGAACTGTGCCTACGGCGTCCCTAAAAATCCCTGGAACACCGATTATATCTGCGGTGGTTCCAGCGGCGGCTCGGCGGCATCCGTAGCCGCTGGTGAATGCATCGCCTCACTTGGTTCAGACACCGGCGGTTCTGTGCGCCAACCAGCATCGCATTGCGGTGTTGTTGGACTCAAGCCAACCTACGGCAGGGTTTCACGTTTCGGGCTTCTGGCCTTCGCCTCGTCGCTCGATCAGATTGGCCCTTTAACAAAAGATGTTACGGACTGTGCCCTTATGCTTGATGCTATCGGTGGCTACGATCCTAAGGACTCAACTTCCGTGCGACAGGAGATGCCCGCCTTCAGCAAGGCCCTCACCAAAGGTCTCCAGGGAGTTAAAATCGGTATACCCAGTGAGTATTTTGGCGAAGGGCTTGACCCGGAAGTCAAAAAGGCTGTTGCCCATGGTATCGAACTGCTCTGTGAGGCCGGTGCCAAAAAAGTTGAACTCTCACTTCCCCATACCGATTACGGTATTGCCGCCTATTATATCATCGCTCCAGCAGAAGCCAGCTCAAACCTGGCGCGCTATGACGGTGTAAAATACGGTTTCCGCAACCTGGAGGCTGAAAGCCTGGTTGATATGTACAAAACTTCACGCAGCATGGGGTTTGGTGACGAGGTAAAACGACGTATTATTATCGGCACCTATGCGCTTTCGTCAGGCTATTATGACGCCTATTATAAAAAGGCGTCCCAGGTGCGGACCCTCATTGTTAACGATTACCAAAAAGCGTTTTCGCAGTGTGACGTACTCGTTTCTCCAGTATCTCCAATTGCTGCCTGGCGGCGTGGCGAAAAATCCGATGACCCCTTGAGCCTGTATCTGTCCGATGCCCTAACCGTCTGTACTAATCTGGCTGGTCTGCCGGGCCTTTCCATACCATGCGGCTTCAGCAGTTCGGGCCTGCCAATCGGCTTTCAGATCCAGGGCCCTCATTTCCAGGAAGAGCGCTTGCTCAAGATCGGCTATAATCTTGAACAACTGGTGAACATACACGCTAAACGCCCGACGCTTTCATAA
- a CDS encoding histone deacetylase, translated as MTKTAIFRDDLFLEHMKGLHHVESASRLQVLNEYFDGPAAKNFLFPEFSPATREQLERNHSTEYINRVAKTAGKPQVSLDPDTQTSALSYDAACLAAGAAITAVKQTAAREIDNAFCLVRPPGHHAEHDRAMGFCIFNTIAVAAQYALSELGLGHVLIVDWDLHHGNGTQNSFYDTDKVLYFSTHQSPYYPGTGAAHELGRGRGEGYTINVPLPAGLEDFSYCTIFNQLLAPIARQFKPDLILLSAGYDTHINDPLGAMMVSKKGFAYMTKVLLDLASELCDGRFVACLEGGYDLAGLKEGVIASVSEMRGKSILDDKSIMNFTSNTYPVMAMEATRDLAKKYWNL; from the coding sequence ATGACCAAAACCGCAATTTTCAGAGACGATCTCTTCCTGGAACATATGAAGGGCTTACATCATGTTGAATCAGCAAGCCGTTTGCAGGTGCTGAATGAATACTTTGACGGCCCAGCTGCCAAAAACTTTCTCTTTCCTGAGTTTTCTCCCGCCACTCGTGAGCAGCTTGAGCGCAACCACTCTACCGAATATATCAACAGGGTTGCCAAAACTGCCGGTAAGCCACAGGTAAGTTTAGACCCCGACACCCAGACTTCAGCCCTTTCGTACGATGCCGCCTGTCTCGCTGCTGGTGCGGCAATCACTGCTGTCAAGCAAACTGCTGCCCGAGAGATCGACAACGCCTTTTGCCTTGTCCGTCCACCTGGACACCATGCAGAACATGACCGAGCCATGGGTTTTTGTATTTTTAATACTATTGCCGTTGCCGCCCAATATGCCCTGAGTGAACTGGGCTTGGGTCATGTGTTAATCGTTGATTGGGACCTGCACCATGGCAATGGAACCCAGAACTCCTTTTACGATACCGATAAGGTCCTCTACTTTTCAACCCACCAGTCGCCCTACTATCCAGGCACAGGCGCAGCACACGAACTCGGCAGAGGTCGGGGCGAAGGTTACACTATCAACGTGCCCTTACCGGCCGGGCTTGAGGATTTTTCATATTGCACAATTTTCAACCAGTTATTGGCCCCCATCGCCCGCCAGTTCAAACCGGACTTGATTCTGCTCTCGGCTGGCTATGATACCCACATCAATGACCCTTTAGGCGCTATGATGGTCAGTAAAAAAGGCTTTGCCTATATGACCAAGGTTCTCTTGGATTTAGCCTCTGAGCTGTGCGACGGTCGTTTTGTCGCCTGTCTGGAGGGCGGCTACGATTTAGCTGGTCTTAAAGAAGGTGTGATTGCCTCCGTATCCGAGATGCGCGGCAAATCGATACTTGATGATAAAAGCATCATGAATTTCACGTCAAACACCTATCCGGTTATGGCCATGGAAGCGACAAGAGACCTTGCAAAAAAATACTGGAATTTATAG
- the mutM gene encoding bifunctional DNA-formamidopyrimidine glycosylase/DNA-(apurinic or apyrimidinic site) lyase codes for MPELPEVEVVKLGLEPLLVGRVLQKCGFSGKALRLPIPRSQFKNWVLAAKVIGLRRRAKFISIDLDNKANIVVHLGMTGKLGLFTRKSVRKPHDHAWILLDNEMELRFNDVRRFGSLQVVSPEEDGDALFAKIGPEPFSEEFSVDYLTGKAKKRGQPVKNFLMDSHIVAGIGNIYASEILFEAGVRPDKAVGRVTAAQWQKIIRKSRSVLKRAIAAGGSTIADFVGSSGEKGYFQLQLNVYGKKGQSCPLCAASISKTVMAGRATYFCPGCQAEDR; via the coding sequence ATGCCAGAATTACCTGAAGTAGAAGTAGTGAAACTGGGCCTTGAGCCTTTACTTGTTGGTCGAGTACTGCAAAAGTGCGGTTTTTCCGGAAAGGCTTTGCGTCTGCCAATTCCCCGCAGCCAATTCAAAAATTGGGTTCTCGCTGCTAAAGTTATCGGCCTCAGGCGCCGGGCAAAATTTATCAGTATTGACTTGGACAACAAGGCAAATATTGTTGTTCACCTTGGCATGACGGGTAAACTTGGGCTTTTTACACGGAAATCGGTGCGAAAGCCTCATGACCATGCCTGGATTCTTCTCGATAATGAGATGGAACTGCGATTTAACGATGTGCGCCGCTTTGGTTCGCTGCAGGTTGTTTCACCTGAAGAAGATGGTGACGCTCTTTTTGCTAAGATTGGCCCGGAGCCTTTTTCTGAAGAGTTTTCGGTGGACTATTTAACGGGAAAAGCCAAAAAAAGGGGCCAACCGGTGAAAAACTTTCTGATGGATTCGCACATTGTAGCTGGAATCGGCAATATCTACGCCAGTGAGATTTTGTTTGAAGCTGGTGTGAGGCCGGACAAGGCGGTCGGCAGAGTGACGGCTGCTCAGTGGCAAAAGATTATCCGGAAGAGCCGCTCTGTTTTAAAAAGGGCAATTGCTGCAGGAGGTTCAACCATTGCCGATTTTGTTGGCAGCAGCGGTGAAAAGGGTTATTTTCAGTTGCAGCTAAATGTCTATGGAAAAAAGGGGCAGAGCTGTCCATTATGTGCAGCGTCTATTAGCAAGACAGTTATGGCCGGTCGGGCAACCTATTTTTGCCCGGGTTGCCAGGCAGAAGACAGATGA
- a CDS encoding histidinol-phosphate transaminase: MRLHIPDHIKTLIPYPPGKPIEELERELGISGSIKMASNENSLGPSPKAVEAIRNSLAKLHRYPDGSCYYLAEALSNHIGVAANQLVFGNGSDEIIALLAAAFVQPGDEVITSQPSFLVYPKVTQAQGGINRVVPLKNMRHDLDTIAGLINDKTRLIFFDNPNNPTGTIFTKDEFERFLKKVPESVVVVLDEAYVDFVRHDNPVKAFDYLESKTPVISLRTFSKAYGLAGLRVGYGVMPFEIADCLHRVRAPFNVNSLAQIAAIAALDDNDHYRKTLEMTWNGIDYLSREFSNLGLDPKPTQTNFFLVDIKRDGKEFYLALLHKGVIVRAMNAYGYPEYIRITVGTMAENERLIAAVKELLIKK, translated from the coding sequence ATGAGACTTCACATCCCAGACCATATTAAGACCCTGATTCCCTATCCGCCAGGAAAACCCATTGAAGAACTTGAACGGGAACTCGGCATTTCCGGCTCGATCAAGATGGCCTCCAATGAAAACTCTTTAGGCCCTTCGCCCAAGGCTGTTGAGGCCATCAGGAACTCCCTTGCCAAGCTGCACCGCTATCCGGACGGCAGCTGTTATTATCTTGCCGAGGCCTTGAGTAATCATATTGGCGTGGCCGCCAATCAGCTTGTCTTCGGCAATGGCTCTGATGAGATTATCGCACTGTTAGCAGCAGCCTTTGTGCAACCTGGAGACGAGGTTATCACCTCGCAGCCATCCTTTCTGGTCTACCCGAAGGTCACCCAAGCCCAAGGCGGCATCAACCGGGTTGTCCCTTTAAAGAATATGCGGCACGACCTTGATACCATCGCAGGCCTAATCAACGACAAGACCCGGCTGATTTTTTTTGATAACCCTAATAATCCAACCGGCACAATATTCACCAAGGACGAATTTGAGAGATTTCTTAAAAAAGTGCCGGAAAGTGTGGTTGTCGTCCTTGATGAGGCCTATGTCGATTTTGTCCGACACGACAATCCAGTCAAGGCCTTTGACTATCTAGAGTCAAAAACCCCGGTTATCTCTTTACGGACTTTTTCCAAGGCTTACGGTCTCGCTGGTTTACGTGTTGGCTACGGTGTAATGCCGTTTGAAATTGCCGACTGCCTTCATCGTGTCCGAGCACCATTTAACGTTAATAGCCTGGCTCAAATTGCTGCCATTGCAGCCTTGGATGATAACGACCATTACCGGAAAACCCTGGAAATGACCTGGAACGGTATCGATTATCTGAGCCGCGAGTTCTCAAATTTGGGCCTTGATCCAAAGCCGACCCAGACCAATTTTTTCCTGGTCGATATTAAACGTGACGGCAAAGAGTTCTATCTGGCACTGCTCCACAAAGGCGTCATTGTGCGGGCGATGAACGCCTATGGCTACCCTGAATATATCAGGATTACAGTTGGCACCATGGCCGAAAACGAACGCCTGATCGCTGCCGTCAAAGAACTCCTCATAAAGAAGTAA
- the gatC gene encoding Asp-tRNA(Asn)/Glu-tRNA(Gln) amidotransferase subunit GatC, with product MKIAEKDIRKVANLARLVLNDAEVHSMTEQVGKILSYVEKLNELNTDGIEPTTHAIQVNNAFRDDEVCRSLPQAEALRNGPLQNGEAFVVPKVI from the coding sequence ATGAAAATAGCCGAAAAAGATATCCGAAAAGTGGCCAATCTAGCCAGACTTGTGCTCAATGATGCCGAGGTTCACAGCATGACAGAACAGGTCGGTAAAATCTTAAGTTATGTCGAAAAACTAAACGAGCTGAACACCGACGGCATTGAACCAACCACCCACGCCATTCAAGTCAACAACGCCTTCAGGGACGATGAGGTTTGCAGATCACTGCCCCAGGCAGAGGCACTCCGGAACGGTCCTCTCCAAAACGGTGAAGCCTTTGTTGTTCCAAAGGTGATATAA